A DNA window from Schistocerca americana isolate TAMUIC-IGC-003095 chromosome 4, iqSchAmer2.1, whole genome shotgun sequence contains the following coding sequences:
- the LOC124613527 gene encoding uncharacterized protein LOC124613527 — protein sequence MLKNNIYKDSLPPYTYFASMFTILAVKAAVKSWLFLPQRASTEQLYLSLGEGGCGLTPLADAADISTIVHGFRMLHCDDATVRDIAWATLSTAARRRLGREPSRSDLATYLSGSTEGDLARDGGDIQSLWTRVRNATRRLAPRGVTWRWSELLSELQVEVNGRPAIADDAEHGGIGGVTQPATEGAAPGTTRHLEDGGDGPQHDDDSVGRTANTGVEHVRVGGGAKRLLSRTLRECLRQRLRHILLRKPDQGKVFECTRESTASNHFIAGGKYTRFADWRFIHRARLGVVPLNGCRRFDGRANNNKACRRCGHNNETLPHVINACMVHSAALQYRHNAVLNRLATAVAGRPRRGNTAVPDIRINQAVIGDSSGLRPDLVITDEAAKSVTIVDVTIPFENRRIALDNARQLKKIKYADVARGLAARGYSVTVDALVVGSLGAWDRQNDAVLRHLGIASRYCQLMQRLMAARPSRLQSSENFEVGAFVTSASRFSSTTRDRGATPSSRRTAAVPSQ from the exons ATGCTTAAGAACAATATCTATAAAGATTCATTACCTCCATACACTTACTTCGCAAGCATGTTTACTATATTG GCAGTGAAAGCGGCTGTCAAATCATGGCTGTTCCTCCCACAGCGTGCGTCCACCGAACAGCTGTACCTCTCGCTGGGAGAGGGAGGATGCGGCCTGACGCCGCTCGCGGACGCTGCGGACATCTCGACGATCGTCCACGGCTTCCGCATGCTGCACTGCGACGACGCCACCGTCCGCGACATCGCCTGGGCCACACTATCTACGGCCGCGCGCCGCCGACTGGGGAGGGAGCCGAGTCGTTCCGACTTGGCCACCTACCTTAGCGGCAGCACTGAGGGTGACCTCGCACGCGACGGAGGTGACATCCAGTCACTGTGGACGCGCGTCAGGAACGCCACAAGGCGCCTAGCGCCGCGTGGCGTCACCTGGCGCTGGAGTGAGCTGCTTTCTGAGTTGCAGGTGGAGGTCAACGGCCGACCCGCCATCGCTGACGACGCGGAACACGGCGGCATCGGAGGGGTGACGCAGCCGGCCACGGAGGGGGCGGCGCCTGGGACTACACGACACCTCGAAGATGGCGGCGATGGACCGCAACACGACGATGACAGCGTGGGACGCACCGCCAACACTGGCGTCGAGCATGTCCGGGTGGGAGGGGGCGCCAAACGTCTTCTCTCGCGGACGCTCCGTGAATGTCTGAGGCAGCGCCTGCGCCACATCCTACTCAGGAAACCGGACCAGGGGAAGGTGTTCGAGTGCACCAGGGAGTCCACAGCGTCCAACCACTTCATAGCGGGAGGCAAATACACCCGCTTCGCAGACTGGCGCTTTATCCATCGCGCCAGGCTCGGAGTCGTGCCTCTGAACGGTTGTCGCCGCTTTGATGGGCGGGCAAACAACAACAAAGCCTGCCGACGCTGTGGCCACAACAACGAGACGCTCCCGCACGTGATTAACGCGTGCATGGTGCACTCAGCAGCCCTGCAGTATCGCCACAACGCGGTCCTCAACCGCCTCGCGACAGCAGTCGCTGGGCGGCCAAGAAGAGGAAACACTGCTGTTCCTGACATCAGGATCAACCAAGCCGTCATAGGGGACAGCAGTGGGCTGCGTCCGGACCTCGTAATAACCGACGAGGCCGCGAAGTCTGTGACCATCGTCGATGTGACGATCCCCTTTGAAAATAGGCGGATTGCGCTCGACAACGCTCGGCAACTGAAGAAGATAAAGTACGCCGACGTTGCGCGCGGATTAGCCGCTCGCGGCTATTCTGTCACTGTCGACGCCCTGGTTGTCGGCAGTCTGGGGGCGTGGGACCGCCAGAACGATGCAGTGCTTCGGCACCTAGGCATCGCTAGCCGCTACTGCCAACTGATGCAGCGGCTGATG GCTGCGAGACCCTCGAGACTGCAGTCGTCGGAGAACTTCGAGGTCGGTGCCTTCGTGACGTCGGCGTCGAGATTCTCCTCCACGACGCGGGACCGCGGCGCTACACCATCTTCGCGCCGCACTGCAGCAGTGCCGAGTCAGTAG